A segment of the Streptomyces sp. NBC_01235 genome:
GATCAGCGCGGCCTTCGGCTCGCGCGGCTCAGGGGCGGCGGGGGTGCTCATGCCTCCAGGGTACGGTCCCGGGGCCGGCCCGATTGAGGGGCCGGACCACCCGCCCCGAACGCCGCGGACAGGCCCGCGAACCCCGCGGGTCCGCGAACCCCGCGGATCCGCACAAGATCTTCCGGCGGTCATCTGCTGTGCCCAGACCCATGACGTCTCGTACGGCTCCACCGGCCTCCCCCTCCGGCGCCCCGGCCCCACCTCCGCTCGCAGAAGAGCGCTGCGCGGGCTGACCGCGGGCGGGCGGGGCGAGGCGCACCGGATCGGACAGGGCTCGAACGGGCACCCCGGACCGGCGAGGCCGAAAGAGCTCGGTGACCGGCGAGGCGGGGGACGATCGGCGTTCGTACGCCCTTGCCGACCGGCTCGCCCTGCCGGAACCGCTCACGGAGGAGCGCGGGCCCGGTGCCGCCCGCCGCACGCCGGCGCCCGTTCCCCACCGGACCGAACCACGCCACGCCTCGCTCGCGCTGACGATCACCGCGCGCTAAGGGCGCATCCCCCACAGCCTGACCAGCCCGCTCACCGTCCTGTCGATCTCCAGGGCGCACGCGTACAGCTCCTCGCGGGGCCTGCCCCAGGGGTCCGGGATGTCGTCCTCGGCCGGCGGGACCGGGGCCGCGGCACCGCGGCGGGTGGCCGCGGCCGCCACCACGGCGCCGAATTCACCCCCGCCCCCCGCACCGCCCCCGTCCGCGAGGCGCGCGAACTCCTTCAGGGTGAAGCAGCGCCGCATCGCCGACGGCGCGAGGCGCACCGCCGCCTCCCGGTGCTCGCGCGCAAGTCCGAGAACCAGCGCGGCGTCCACCACGAGCTGCGCGGTGAGCGGGCGGGAAGCGAATCCGACTCCGTCGCCACCCAGCTCCTCCAGGACCGCCCGGGTAGTGTCCTCCATACGGGAGCGGTGCCACGCCGCCGTGCCGGCGCTCTCCGGCCGCAGGGCCGCGCCGGGCGGCAGTCTCGCCGCCAGCAGGCGCTCGGCGAGCACCGAGCGGTGCACGTTTCCGGTGCAGACGAACAGGATCCGGGTCATGTCCGGTCCGTGGGATTCGTCGTCGCGGAGGCGCCCCTCCCTTCCAGCAAAGCCGACATACGCGGAGCGGGCAGCTCGCCGTACTGCCCGTAGGCGCCGTAGCGGCCGCCCTTGGAAACCGGAGCCATGCTGAACACGGTGCCGAGCACGCGGACACCCACGCGCTCCAATGCCTCCGTGGCGGTGCGCACCTGGTCCCGGCTGGTCTTCGCGGCCCGTACGACGAGCAGTGCGCCCTGGGCGAGGGAGGCGAGCCCCACGGTGTCAGCGACCGGCAGCAGCGGGGCAGTGTCGACGATCACGACCTGGTACATGCCCGCGAGTTCACGCAGCACCTCTTCCATGCGCGCCGAGGCGAGCAGTTCCGCCGGGTTCGGCGGCACAGCACCGCTGGCGAGCACCGCGAGC
Coding sequences within it:
- a CDS encoding arsenate reductase/protein-tyrosine-phosphatase family protein, which produces MTRILFVCTGNVHRSVLAERLLAARLPPGAALRPESAGTAAWHRSRMEDTTRAVLEELGGDGVGFASRPLTAQLVVDAALVLGLAREHREAAVRLAPSAMRRCFTLKEFARLADGGGAGGGGEFGAVVAAAATRRGAAAPVPPAEDDIPDPWGRPREELYACALEIDRTVSGLVRLWGMRP